The following are encoded in a window of Novosphingobium sp. THN1 genomic DNA:
- a CDS encoding helix-turn-helix transcriptional regulator yields MDFAHFRELKGWTLDEAASQIKQDHDEFAGVNGSVVSKHERGLRFPTPDLVKRYSEITDGAVTFDDWHTVYKAAREAREAQAAA; encoded by the coding sequence ATGGACTTCGCACACTTCAGAGAGCTCAAGGGCTGGACCCTCGACGAGGCCGCCAGCCAGATAAAGCAGGACCACGACGAGTTTGCCGGTGTCAACGGTAGCGTCGTCTCCAAACACGAGCGCGGCTTGCGCTTCCCCACCCCTGATCTCGTCAAGAGATACAGTGAAATCACCGACGGTGCCGTCACCTTCGACGACTGGCACACCGTCTACAAGGCTGCGCGCGAGGCGCGCGAGGCACAGGCCGCAGCTTGA
- a CDS encoding MW1434 family type I TA system toxin produces the protein MPIRPLEGRTINAPSFWSDHCRAYAEANGGMATVLPCINMKTATGEILMGWLASQSDMLCEDWCVLDEEASSND, from the coding sequence TTGCCTATCCGGCCCCTCGAAGGCCGCACGATCAACGCGCCGTCCTTCTGGTCCGATCACTGCCGCGCCTACGCAGAGGCCAATGGCGGTATGGCCACCGTCCTCCCCTGCATCAACATGAAGACCGCCACCGGCGAGATCCTCATGGGCTGGCTGGCAAGCCAGTCGGATATGCTCTGCGAGGACTGGTGCGTTCTCGATGAGGAGGCTTCGTCCAATGACTGA
- a CDS encoding DUF2303 family protein: MEEPETGEGTAESVQESAAPEAVAQTYSSSVHRDHLVDRTGELLKSAIGVAEEHLRPSVGMIRDPRDNTPAHIVMGPNGAAILDPGMFDLYRQFPLARKGTVRLTTLDSFIAVVKRFSFDTSAIFACDDMEKPSLTAIFDYHPANEWGVGDEVPPMIQNGHHRAAYAFPLSPEWKAWIGMDAKPMGMVEFARFLEDHIVDVSADPVEAFGAASQAFVKANRGNLATPTKLIEISRGLQIYESSVIKEAKNLSTGEAQFTFDSQHTDGDGKPLILPNMFSIVLPVFRGASDPFRLVARFRYRKTGEGLKFWYELWRPDLVFDTAFQESIAAVGSETELPVYIGAPEL; the protein is encoded by the coding sequence ATGGAAGAACCCGAAACCGGCGAAGGCACTGCCGAAAGCGTGCAGGAAAGCGCCGCACCTGAGGCTGTTGCTCAAACCTACAGCAGTTCCGTGCATCGCGATCACCTCGTTGACCGCACCGGCGAGCTTCTCAAGAGCGCGATTGGCGTGGCCGAGGAGCACCTTCGCCCCAGCGTTGGCATGATCCGCGACCCGCGCGACAACACGCCGGCGCACATCGTTATGGGGCCCAACGGTGCCGCGATCCTCGATCCCGGCATGTTTGACCTGTACCGCCAGTTTCCGCTGGCGAGAAAGGGCACCGTCCGCCTCACAACGCTCGACAGCTTCATCGCGGTTGTGAAGCGCTTTTCGTTCGATACATCGGCCATCTTCGCCTGCGACGACATGGAAAAGCCGAGCCTGACGGCCATCTTCGACTATCACCCGGCGAACGAATGGGGAGTGGGTGACGAAGTTCCGCCCATGATCCAGAACGGCCACCACCGCGCCGCCTACGCCTTCCCGCTCTCGCCCGAGTGGAAGGCATGGATCGGCATGGATGCCAAGCCGATGGGCATGGTCGAGTTTGCCCGATTCCTCGAAGACCATATCGTCGACGTCTCGGCCGATCCGGTTGAAGCATTCGGCGCTGCCTCGCAGGCTTTCGTGAAGGCCAATCGCGGCAACCTCGCCACGCCTACCAAGCTGATCGAAATCTCGCGCGGCCTGCAGATTTACGAAAGCTCGGTGATCAAGGAGGCCAAGAACCTCTCGACCGGCGAGGCGCAGTTCACGTTCGACAGCCAGCACACCGACGGCGACGGCAAGCCGCTGATCCTGCCAAATATGTTCTCGATCGTGCTGCCCGTCTTCCGTGGCGCGTCCGACCCGTTCCGCCTGGTCGCGCGCTTCCGGTACCGCAAGACCGGCGAAGGGCTCAAGTTCTGGTACGAGCTGTGGCGTCCTGACCTCGTGTTCGACACGGCATTTCAGGAATCCATCGCAGCCGTAGGCAGCGAAACTGAACTGCCCGTCTACATCGGCGCGCCGGAACTCTGA
- a CDS encoding putative metallopeptidase: MPDNDGLGAWARACFIDDGHPLTNPDHAHLQQASIGWLWTNYTATAAGRFIAGEARIPRDGGSKWSQAMAAFQVEQWFGHVPNFIITISTEAAAIMDDASFCALVEHELYHCAQAVDEFGAPRFNKEGLPVYTIKGHDVEEFVSVVARYGAVDPAVAAMVRAAQDGPTVSRASIAAGCGICSARRAA; the protein is encoded by the coding sequence ATGCCCGACAACGACGGGCTGGGCGCGTGGGCGCGCGCGTGTTTCATCGACGACGGCCACCCCCTGACCAACCCAGACCACGCCCACCTGCAGCAAGCCTCGATCGGCTGGCTATGGACGAACTACACCGCAACGGCAGCCGGGCGATTTATCGCCGGTGAGGCCCGCATTCCCCGCGACGGGGGCTCGAAGTGGTCGCAAGCGATGGCTGCATTTCAAGTCGAGCAATGGTTCGGCCACGTCCCCAACTTCATTATCACGATCAGTACCGAAGCTGCGGCGATCATGGACGACGCCTCATTCTGCGCGCTCGTCGAGCATGAGCTTTACCACTGCGCGCAAGCTGTCGACGAGTTCGGAGCTCCCAGGTTCAACAAGGAAGGCCTCCCGGTCTACACGATCAAGGGGCACGACGTTGAAGAGTTCGTGTCCGTCGTCGCACGATATGGCGCCGTCGATCCCGCTGTCGCCGCTATGGTGCGAGCAGCGCAGGACGGGCCCACCGTCAGCCGTGCCAGCATTGCCGCAGGCTGCGGGATTTGTAGCGCACGGAGAGCCGCGTAA
- a CDS encoding DUF2280 domain-containing protein → MPKARGDKAGTNTGVGKRKRGNPGGNGPLSEADKVEIVTRLAMYDTVGEIHRSLAERGVEVTIQAVANYNPTRSTILAQKWVTLFHETRERFHAEMMAEPMAQRAYRLRQLHKLYLQAEKKGAIPLAASLLEQAAKETGGLYTNVTKVKGQLDAPMSPAETTSDEQRIMLADRLKDAMMKRAKVIPAKQLSDQSAKG, encoded by the coding sequence ATGCCGAAAGCGCGGGGGGACAAGGCGGGAACCAACACAGGCGTCGGCAAGCGCAAGCGCGGGAATCCCGGTGGGAACGGGCCACTGTCTGAGGCTGACAAGGTCGAGATCGTCACGCGCCTGGCCATGTACGACACCGTAGGAGAGATACATCGAAGCCTGGCCGAGCGCGGGGTGGAAGTGACCATACAGGCCGTGGCCAACTACAATCCGACCCGCAGCACGATCCTCGCGCAGAAGTGGGTTACGCTGTTCCATGAAACACGAGAGCGATTCCACGCCGAGATGATGGCGGAGCCGATGGCGCAGCGGGCCTACCGGCTTCGCCAGCTGCACAAGCTCTACCTGCAGGCCGAGAAGAAAGGGGCAATCCCCCTCGCCGCATCCCTTCTCGAGCAGGCCGCCAAGGAAACCGGCGGCCTCTACACCAACGTCACCAAGGTCAAGGGACAGTTGGACGCACCGATGTCACCCGCTGAAACCACATCGGACGAGCAGCGGATTATGCTGGCTGACCGCCTCAAAGACGCGATGATGAAGCGCGCCAAGGTGATCCCGGCCAAGCAACTGAGTGACCAGTCGGCCAAGGGCTGA